Proteins encoded in a region of the Magallana gigas chromosome 8, xbMagGiga1.1, whole genome shotgun sequence genome:
- the LOC105330637 gene encoding mucin-2 isoform X6 has product MTSSTPTAAPDSTSGPPITSPSTSTLSTPSTTQTPMTTPSTTSQPMTSPSTTSKPMTTPSPTLTTSSTTTSTSQPSTTISTATTPQPISTTKQITTTTLSPVTTSNPSIGTTTTIPTTTSGTNTTAQSLMTTTSLSEKSTASTTTIISSSTNASTMTTTTTPIPKSTSAVTTILPPTTTTTSNVVSTTQEVTTHTTVNSTNNTESAGMMFDASMTVMSVTWNENFRNSTSDAYLDLVSNFTSQVEEGIKNSEVGSSFSHVTVKSVSPGSVVFDFRIYMTSYSYPSGGSQATITISVVRGVLVQVVQNAKANGTQTLMLGTDEAKIVVNTVIETTGMPPTTKMTTSLPTATTFKASMSTLPHKTETTTPRVTTTTVSTTLSPCTNSTYLTTTLLSYCIDLSRLNQMVNASEDVKCNYILSAVDCVLEKIRVDFGVNCTDEHKIAALQEFSETVQINLGIDPKICDLPITITTTKPTMTTAVSTTTSPCTNSTYLTSTLLSNCINSSQLGEVANASDDVKCKYILSAVDCVLEKIRLDFGVNCTDEHKIAALEEFSVTVQLFLHIDPKICDLPITMSTTKSTSSGEISLSPHTSTTSLTTIISSTTTATKMHSTTTTSPSTSTTVQSLPTIKLSSTTKQQTTSSITLQQITTTPALTTKTIESATTKQPATMLPSSTTQPSTTKTQSSSTKQQPTTTTTSLMTATQSAATTPITARSTTRTETTAINPCMNSTYLSSILSQSSCIADSNKLEEVKNASDEVKCNYISSIVACVLEGVRSDIGITCSDKQKIVALYEIEELGLSYLSIDPKTCDLSPNISTTQTTTLARTTLSGATTSTTKTILQGTTTMTTVTNNIKTTTAPMMTTTTTTTTPMTTTMTTSTPMTTSTPMKTTTTPVTTTMTTTMIKSTTPVTTTINPCTNSTYLSSTLLSNCLDYNQLAAVISASDEVKCNFILSAVDCVLEKIRLDFGITCTAEHRVAALDEFSGIVQTYLGVDPKTC; this is encoded by the exons ATGACGTCATCGACACCAACAGCGGCCCCTGATTCTACTTCCGGTCCTCCTATAACGTCTCCCTCGACAAGTACTTTGTCCACACCTTCTACAACTCAAACACCGATGACAACACCATCAACAACATCGCAACCAATGACATCACCATCAACAACATCAAAACCAATGACAACACCCTCACCAACATTGACAACGTCATCAACAACAACTTCTACATCTCAGCCATCAACAACCATATCAACAGCGACAACTCCGCAACCGATATCAACTACAAAACAGATAACAACGACAACCTTGTCACCAGTAACAACTTCTAACCCATCAATAGGAACAACAACAACGATACCAACCACCACAAGCGGGACTAACACAACAGCTCAATCTCTAATGACAACCACTTCTTTATCTGAGAAGTCTACAGCTTCGACCACAACGATTATCTCCAGTTCAACTAATGCCAGTACTATGACAACAACAACCACACCTATCCCAAAGTCAACTAGCGCCGTGACTACAATTTTACCGCCTACAACAACAACGACCAGTAATGTTGTGTCAACAACGCAAGAAGTAACAACCCACACCACTGTCAATAGTACAAACAACACTGAAAGTGCTG GCATGATGTTTGACGCGTCGATGACTGTGATGTCGGTTACCTGGAACGAGAATTTTCGGAACAGTACGAGCGATGCATACCTTGACCTGGTCTCAAACTTCACCAGCCAG GTGGAAGAGGGCATAAAGAACAGTGAGGTTGGGTCATCATTTAGTCATGTAACGGTAAAGTCGGTAAG tCCAGGTAGCGTGGTATTTGACTTCAGAATTTACATGACAAGTTACAGCTATCCATCGGGTGGCTCTCAGGCAACGATTACAATATCTGTCGTCCGCGGGGTTTTGGTCCAAGTTGTCCAGAACGCCAAGGCCAATGGAACACAGACCTTGATGTTGGGTACAGACGAGGCCAAAATCGTCGTGAACACTG TCATTGAAACAACGGGAATGCCACCAACAACAAAGATGACGACGTCATTACCAACAGCTACAACATTTAAAGCATCGATGTCTACGTTACCACACAAAACAGAAACAACAACACCAAGGGTGACAACAACAACCGTGTCAACAACTT TAAGCCCTTGCACCAACTCGACATACCTAACCACGACACTACTATCGTATTGCATCGATCTCAGTCGATTAAACCAAATGGTGAATGCATCAGAGGACGTCAAATGCAA ttatattttgtcCGCTGTTGATTGTGTTTTGGAGAAAATACGAGTTGATTTTGGAGTAAACTGTACAGACGAACACAAAATTGCCGCACTGCAAGAGTTTTCCGAAACAGTTCAAATTAACCTTGGCATCGATCCAAAAATCTGCGATCTGCCAAttacaataacaacaacaaaaccaaCAATGACAACAGCTGTGTCAACAACCA CAAGTCCCTGCACGAACTCGACTTACCTAACATCGACATTGCTATCTAATTGTATCAACTCAAGTCAATTAGGCGAAGTGGCGAATGCATCTGACGACGTCAAATGCAA GTATATTTTGTCTGCTGTTGATTGTGTGTTGGAGAAAATTCGATTAGATTTTGGAGTAAACTGTACAGACGAACATAAAATTGCCGCCCTGGAAGAGTTCTCAGTAACAGTTCAACTCTTCCTTCATATTGATCCGAAAATCTGTGACCTCCCGATCACAATGTCAACAACAAAGTCAACATCTTCAGGAGAAATATCGTTATCTCCCCATACATCAACAACTTCACTGACAACAATCATTAGTTcgacaacaacagcaacaaaaatgcattcaacaacaacaacatccCCATCAACATCAACAACAGTGCAATCATTACCAACAATTAAATTatcatcaacaacaaaacaacaaacaacCTCATCAATAACATTGCAACAAATAACAACAACACCAGCGTTAACAACCAAAACAATAGAATCAGCAACGACAAAACAACCTGCAACAATGCTACCATCATCAACAACGCAACCATCTACAACAAAAACGCAATCATcttcaacaaaacaacaaccaacAACCACAACAACATCATTAATGACGGCTACACAATCAGCAGCAACAACACCTATAACAGCTAGATCGACAACAAGAACAGAGACAACAGCCA TAAATCCTTGTATGAATTCTACATATCTATCCTCGATTTTATCGCAATCAAGCTGTATTGCCGACTCAAATAAATTAGAAGAGGTCAAAAATGCATCGGATGAGGTCAAATGCAA TTATATTTCTTCCATCGTTGCCTGTGTCTTGGAAGGAGTACGATCAGATATTGGTATCACATGTTCCGACAAACAGAAAATAGTCGCCCTATACGAGATCGAGGAATTAGGTCTATCCTATCTCAGCATTGATCCAAAAACATGTGATTTGTCGCCCAACATCTCAACGACCCAGACAACAACACTAGCAAGGACAACATTGTCAGGAGCAACGacatcaacaacaaaaacaattttacaggGGACAACAACAATGACAACAGTGACGaacaatataaaaacaacaactgCACCGATGATgacaacaacaacgacaacaacaacaccGATGACAACAACAATGACAACTTCAACACCGATGACTACATCAACACCgatgaaaacaacaacaacaccagtGACAACAACAATGACGACAACGATGATAAAATCAACAACACCGGTGACAACAACTA TAAACCCCTGTACAAACTCGACCTATCTTTCCTCAACATTACTCTCCAATTGTCTCGACTACAATCAATTAGCAGCAGTCATATCTGCTTCGGATGAGGTTAAATGCAA CTTCATTCTATCTGCTGTTGATTGTGTCTTGGAGAAAATACGATTAGATTTTGGGATCACCTGTACTGCCGAACATAGAGTGGCCGCTCTGGATGAGTTCTCGGGAATAGTTCAAACCTATCTCGGGGTCGACCCTAAAACCTGTTAG
- the LOC105330637 gene encoding mucin-2 isoform X4 — MAKLQRYKQISHDSGENGYSFVNLAYNEDNGNAEDIERRWTFDEDEPKFKPRKKRCTKVNVAVALVILAAGGLGIFLIVKLSQDHQKVYTTPQPGPLDRSTQKPIASSTSIPPLTSSTTMTSSTPTAAPDSTSGPPITSPSTSTLSTPSTTQTPMTTPSTTSQPMTSPSTTSKPMTTPSPTLTTSSTTTSTSQPSTTISTATTPQPISTTKQITTTTLSPVTTSNPSIGTTTTIPTTTSGTNTTAQSLMTTTSLSEKSTASTTTIISSSTNASTMTTTTTPIPKSTSAVTTILPPTTTTTSNVVSTTQEVTTHTTVNSTNNTESAGMMFDASMTVMSVTWNENFRNSTSDAYLDLVSNFTSQVEEGIKNSEVGSSFSHVTVKSVSPGSVVFDFRIYMTSYSYPSGGSQATITISVVRGVLVQVVQNAKANGTQTLMLGTDEAKIVVNTVIETTGMPPTTKMTTSLPTATTFKASMSTLPHKTETTTPRVTTTTVSTTLSPCTNSTYLTTTLLSYCIDLSRLNQMVNASEDVKCNYILSAVDCVLEKIRVDFGVNCTDEHKIAALQEFSETVQINLGIDPKICDLPITITTTKPTMTTAVSTTTSPCTNSTYLTSTLLSNCINSSQLGEVANASDDVKCKYILSAVDCVLEKIRLDFGVNCTDEHKIAALEEFSVTVQLFLHIDPKICDLPITMSTTKSTSSGEISLSPHTSTTSLTTIISSTTTATKMHSTTTTSPSTSTTVQSLPTIKLSSTTKQQTTSSITLQQITTTPALTTKTIESATTKQPATMLPSSTTQPSTTKTQSSSTKQQPTTTTTSLMTATQSAATTPITARSTTRTETTAINPCMNSTYLSSILSQSSCIADSNKLEEVKNASDEVKCNYISSIVACVLEGVRSDIGITCSDKQKIVALYEIEELGLSYLSIDPKTCDLSPNISTTQTTTLARTTLSGATTSTTKTILQGTTTMTTVTNNIKTTTAPMMTTTTTTTTPMTTTMTTSTPMTTSTPMKTTTTTTPVTTTTSFYLLLIVSWRKYD; from the exons ATGGCCAAGTTGCAGAGGTATAAACAG ataTCCCACGATTCTGGAGAAAATGGCTACTCTTTTGTAAACCTTGCCTATAACGAGGACAACGGAAACGCTGAAGACATTGAGAGGAGGTGGACATTCGATGAGG ATGAACCAAAATTCAAGCCCAGGAAAAAGCGATGCACCAAGGTCAATGTCGCCGTAGCACTTGTCATTTTGGCAGCCGGAGGATTAGGAATATTCCTCATAGTCAAACTTTCAC AAGACCATCAGAAAGTATACACTA CACCGCAACCTGGACCATTAGATCGAAGTACTCAGAAACCAATTGCAAGTTCGA CATCTATCCCACCATTAACATCATCGACTACGATGACGTCATCGACACCAACAGCGGCCCCTGATTCTACTTCCGGTCCTCCTATAACGTCTCCCTCGACAAGTACTTTGTCCACACCTTCTACAACTCAAACACCGATGACAACACCATCAACAACATCGCAACCAATGACATCACCATCAACAACATCAAAACCAATGACAACACCCTCACCAACATTGACAACGTCATCAACAACAACTTCTACATCTCAGCCATCAACAACCATATCAACAGCGACAACTCCGCAACCGATATCAACTACAAAACAGATAACAACGACAACCTTGTCACCAGTAACAACTTCTAACCCATCAATAGGAACAACAACAACGATACCAACCACCACAAGCGGGACTAACACAACAGCTCAATCTCTAATGACAACCACTTCTTTATCTGAGAAGTCTACAGCTTCGACCACAACGATTATCTCCAGTTCAACTAATGCCAGTACTATGACAACAACAACCACACCTATCCCAAAGTCAACTAGCGCCGTGACTACAATTTTACCGCCTACAACAACAACGACCAGTAATGTTGTGTCAACAACGCAAGAAGTAACAACCCACACCACTGTCAATAGTACAAACAACACTGAAAGTGCTG GCATGATGTTTGACGCGTCGATGACTGTGATGTCGGTTACCTGGAACGAGAATTTTCGGAACAGTACGAGCGATGCATACCTTGACCTGGTCTCAAACTTCACCAGCCAG GTGGAAGAGGGCATAAAGAACAGTGAGGTTGGGTCATCATTTAGTCATGTAACGGTAAAGTCGGTAAG tCCAGGTAGCGTGGTATTTGACTTCAGAATTTACATGACAAGTTACAGCTATCCATCGGGTGGCTCTCAGGCAACGATTACAATATCTGTCGTCCGCGGGGTTTTGGTCCAAGTTGTCCAGAACGCCAAGGCCAATGGAACACAGACCTTGATGTTGGGTACAGACGAGGCCAAAATCGTCGTGAACACTG TCATTGAAACAACGGGAATGCCACCAACAACAAAGATGACGACGTCATTACCAACAGCTACAACATTTAAAGCATCGATGTCTACGTTACCACACAAAACAGAAACAACAACACCAAGGGTGACAACAACAACCGTGTCAACAACTT TAAGCCCTTGCACCAACTCGACATACCTAACCACGACACTACTATCGTATTGCATCGATCTCAGTCGATTAAACCAAATGGTGAATGCATCAGAGGACGTCAAATGCAA ttatattttgtcCGCTGTTGATTGTGTTTTGGAGAAAATACGAGTTGATTTTGGAGTAAACTGTACAGACGAACACAAAATTGCCGCACTGCAAGAGTTTTCCGAAACAGTTCAAATTAACCTTGGCATCGATCCAAAAATCTGCGATCTGCCAAttacaataacaacaacaaaaccaaCAATGACAACAGCTGTGTCAACAACCA CAAGTCCCTGCACGAACTCGACTTACCTAACATCGACATTGCTATCTAATTGTATCAACTCAAGTCAATTAGGCGAAGTGGCGAATGCATCTGACGACGTCAAATGCAA GTATATTTTGTCTGCTGTTGATTGTGTGTTGGAGAAAATTCGATTAGATTTTGGAGTAAACTGTACAGACGAACATAAAATTGCCGCCCTGGAAGAGTTCTCAGTAACAGTTCAACTCTTCCTTCATATTGATCCGAAAATCTGTGACCTCCCGATCACAATGTCAACAACAAAGTCAACATCTTCAGGAGAAATATCGTTATCTCCCCATACATCAACAACTTCACTGACAACAATCATTAGTTcgacaacaacagcaacaaaaatgcattcaacaacaacaacatccCCATCAACATCAACAACAGTGCAATCATTACCAACAATTAAATTatcatcaacaacaaaacaacaaacaacCTCATCAATAACATTGCAACAAATAACAACAACACCAGCGTTAACAACCAAAACAATAGAATCAGCAACGACAAAACAACCTGCAACAATGCTACCATCATCAACAACGCAACCATCTACAACAAAAACGCAATCATcttcaacaaaacaacaaccaacAACCACAACAACATCATTAATGACGGCTACACAATCAGCAGCAACAACACCTATAACAGCTAGATCGACAACAAGAACAGAGACAACAGCCA TAAATCCTTGTATGAATTCTACATATCTATCCTCGATTTTATCGCAATCAAGCTGTATTGCCGACTCAAATAAATTAGAAGAGGTCAAAAATGCATCGGATGAGGTCAAATGCAA TTATATTTCTTCCATCGTTGCCTGTGTCTTGGAAGGAGTACGATCAGATATTGGTATCACATGTTCCGACAAACAGAAAATAGTCGCCCTATACGAGATCGAGGAATTAGGTCTATCCTATCTCAGCATTGATCCAAAAACATGTGATTTGTCGCCCAACATCTCAACGACCCAGACAACAACACTAGCAAGGACAACATTGTCAGGAGCAACGacatcaacaacaaaaacaattttacaggGGACAACAACAATGACAACAGTGACGaacaatataaaaacaacaactgCACCGATGATgacaacaacaacgacaacaacaacaccGATGACAACAACAATGACAACTTCAACACCGATGACTACATCAACACCgatgaaaacaacaacaa CAACAACACCGGTGACAACAACTA CTTCATTCTATCTGCTGTTGATTGTGTCTTGGAGAAAATACGATTAG
- the LOC105330637 gene encoding mucin-2 isoform X1, which yields MAKLQRYKQISHDSGENGYSFVNLAYNEDNGNAEDIERRWTFDEDEPKFKPRKKRCTKVNVAVALVILAAGGLGIFLIVKLSQDHQKVYTTPQPGPLDRSTQKPIASSTSIPPLTSSTTMTSSTPTAAPDSTSGPPITSPSTSTLSTPSTTQTPMTTPSTTSQPMTSPSTTSKPMTTPSPTLTTSSTTTSTSQPSTTISTATTPQPISTTKQITTTTLSPVTTSNPSIGTTTTIPTTTSGTNTTAQSLMTTTSLSEKSTASTTTIISSSTNASTMTTTTTPIPKSTSAVTTILPPTTTTTSNVVSTTQEVTTHTTVNSTNNTESAGMMFDASMTVMSVTWNENFRNSTSDAYLDLVSNFTSQVEEGIKNSEVGSSFSHVTVKSVSPGSVVFDFRIYMTSYSYPSGGSQATITISVVRGVLVQVVQNAKANGTQTLMLGTDEAKIVVNTVIETTGMPPTTKMTTSLPTATTFKASMSTLPHKTETTTPRVTTTTVSTTLSPCTNSTYLTTTLLSYCIDLSRLNQMVNASEDVKCNYILSAVDCVLEKIRVDFGVNCTDEHKIAALQEFSETVQINLGIDPKICDLPITITTTKPTMTTAVSTTTSPCTNSTYLTSTLLSNCINSSQLGEVANASDDVKCKYILSAVDCVLEKIRLDFGVNCTDEHKIAALEEFSVTVQLFLHIDPKICDLPITMSTTKSTSSGEISLSPHTSTTSLTTIISSTTTATKMHSTTTTSPSTSTTVQSLPTIKLSSTTKQQTTSSITLQQITTTPALTTKTIESATTKQPATMLPSSTTQPSTTKTQSSSTKQQPTTTTTSLMTATQSAATTPITARSTTRTETTAINPCMNSTYLSSILSQSSCIADSNKLEEVKNASDEVKCNYISSIVACVLEGVRSDIGITCSDKQKIVALYEIEELGLSYLSIDPKTCDLSPNISTTQTTTLARTTLSGATTSTTKTILQGTTTMTTVTNNIKTTTAPMMTTTTTTTTPMTTTMTTSTPMTTSTPMKTTTTPVTTTMTTTMIKSTTPVTTTINPCTNSTYLSSTLLSNCLDYNQLAAVISASDEVKCNFILSAVDCVLEKIRLDFGITCTAEHRVAALDEFSGIVQTYLGVDPKTC from the exons ATGGCCAAGTTGCAGAGGTATAAACAG ataTCCCACGATTCTGGAGAAAATGGCTACTCTTTTGTAAACCTTGCCTATAACGAGGACAACGGAAACGCTGAAGACATTGAGAGGAGGTGGACATTCGATGAGG ATGAACCAAAATTCAAGCCCAGGAAAAAGCGATGCACCAAGGTCAATGTCGCCGTAGCACTTGTCATTTTGGCAGCCGGAGGATTAGGAATATTCCTCATAGTCAAACTTTCAC AAGACCATCAGAAAGTATACACTA CACCGCAACCTGGACCATTAGATCGAAGTACTCAGAAACCAATTGCAAGTTCGA CATCTATCCCACCATTAACATCATCGACTACGATGACGTCATCGACACCAACAGCGGCCCCTGATTCTACTTCCGGTCCTCCTATAACGTCTCCCTCGACAAGTACTTTGTCCACACCTTCTACAACTCAAACACCGATGACAACACCATCAACAACATCGCAACCAATGACATCACCATCAACAACATCAAAACCAATGACAACACCCTCACCAACATTGACAACGTCATCAACAACAACTTCTACATCTCAGCCATCAACAACCATATCAACAGCGACAACTCCGCAACCGATATCAACTACAAAACAGATAACAACGACAACCTTGTCACCAGTAACAACTTCTAACCCATCAATAGGAACAACAACAACGATACCAACCACCACAAGCGGGACTAACACAACAGCTCAATCTCTAATGACAACCACTTCTTTATCTGAGAAGTCTACAGCTTCGACCACAACGATTATCTCCAGTTCAACTAATGCCAGTACTATGACAACAACAACCACACCTATCCCAAAGTCAACTAGCGCCGTGACTACAATTTTACCGCCTACAACAACAACGACCAGTAATGTTGTGTCAACAACGCAAGAAGTAACAACCCACACCACTGTCAATAGTACAAACAACACTGAAAGTGCTG GCATGATGTTTGACGCGTCGATGACTGTGATGTCGGTTACCTGGAACGAGAATTTTCGGAACAGTACGAGCGATGCATACCTTGACCTGGTCTCAAACTTCACCAGCCAG GTGGAAGAGGGCATAAAGAACAGTGAGGTTGGGTCATCATTTAGTCATGTAACGGTAAAGTCGGTAAG tCCAGGTAGCGTGGTATTTGACTTCAGAATTTACATGACAAGTTACAGCTATCCATCGGGTGGCTCTCAGGCAACGATTACAATATCTGTCGTCCGCGGGGTTTTGGTCCAAGTTGTCCAGAACGCCAAGGCCAATGGAACACAGACCTTGATGTTGGGTACAGACGAGGCCAAAATCGTCGTGAACACTG TCATTGAAACAACGGGAATGCCACCAACAACAAAGATGACGACGTCATTACCAACAGCTACAACATTTAAAGCATCGATGTCTACGTTACCACACAAAACAGAAACAACAACACCAAGGGTGACAACAACAACCGTGTCAACAACTT TAAGCCCTTGCACCAACTCGACATACCTAACCACGACACTACTATCGTATTGCATCGATCTCAGTCGATTAAACCAAATGGTGAATGCATCAGAGGACGTCAAATGCAA ttatattttgtcCGCTGTTGATTGTGTTTTGGAGAAAATACGAGTTGATTTTGGAGTAAACTGTACAGACGAACACAAAATTGCCGCACTGCAAGAGTTTTCCGAAACAGTTCAAATTAACCTTGGCATCGATCCAAAAATCTGCGATCTGCCAAttacaataacaacaacaaaaccaaCAATGACAACAGCTGTGTCAACAACCA CAAGTCCCTGCACGAACTCGACTTACCTAACATCGACATTGCTATCTAATTGTATCAACTCAAGTCAATTAGGCGAAGTGGCGAATGCATCTGACGACGTCAAATGCAA GTATATTTTGTCTGCTGTTGATTGTGTGTTGGAGAAAATTCGATTAGATTTTGGAGTAAACTGTACAGACGAACATAAAATTGCCGCCCTGGAAGAGTTCTCAGTAACAGTTCAACTCTTCCTTCATATTGATCCGAAAATCTGTGACCTCCCGATCACAATGTCAACAACAAAGTCAACATCTTCAGGAGAAATATCGTTATCTCCCCATACATCAACAACTTCACTGACAACAATCATTAGTTcgacaacaacagcaacaaaaatgcattcaacaacaacaacatccCCATCAACATCAACAACAGTGCAATCATTACCAACAATTAAATTatcatcaacaacaaaacaacaaacaacCTCATCAATAACATTGCAACAAATAACAACAACACCAGCGTTAACAACCAAAACAATAGAATCAGCAACGACAAAACAACCTGCAACAATGCTACCATCATCAACAACGCAACCATCTACAACAAAAACGCAATCATcttcaacaaaacaacaaccaacAACCACAACAACATCATTAATGACGGCTACACAATCAGCAGCAACAACACCTATAACAGCTAGATCGACAACAAGAACAGAGACAACAGCCA TAAATCCTTGTATGAATTCTACATATCTATCCTCGATTTTATCGCAATCAAGCTGTATTGCCGACTCAAATAAATTAGAAGAGGTCAAAAATGCATCGGATGAGGTCAAATGCAA TTATATTTCTTCCATCGTTGCCTGTGTCTTGGAAGGAGTACGATCAGATATTGGTATCACATGTTCCGACAAACAGAAAATAGTCGCCCTATACGAGATCGAGGAATTAGGTCTATCCTATCTCAGCATTGATCCAAAAACATGTGATTTGTCGCCCAACATCTCAACGACCCAGACAACAACACTAGCAAGGACAACATTGTCAGGAGCAACGacatcaacaacaaaaacaattttacaggGGACAACAACAATGACAACAGTGACGaacaatataaaaacaacaactgCACCGATGATgacaacaacaacgacaacaacaacaccGATGACAACAACAATGACAACTTCAACACCGATGACTACATCAACACCgatgaaaacaacaacaacaccagtGACAACAACAATGACGACAACGATGATAAAATCAACAACACCGGTGACAACAACTA TAAACCCCTGTACAAACTCGACCTATCTTTCCTCAACATTACTCTCCAATTGTCTCGACTACAATCAATTAGCAGCAGTCATATCTGCTTCGGATGAGGTTAAATGCAA CTTCATTCTATCTGCTGTTGATTGTGTCTTGGAGAAAATACGATTAGATTTTGGGATCACCTGTACTGCCGAACATAGAGTGGCCGCTCTGGATGAGTTCTCGGGAATAGTTCAAACCTATCTCGGGGTCGACCCTAAAACCTGTTAG